The Girardinichthys multiradiatus isolate DD_20200921_A chromosome 6, DD_fGirMul_XY1, whole genome shotgun sequence genome window below encodes:
- the LOC124870027 gene encoding neurturin-like: protein MKLWKGATFAFVLCAAALSTFFIRNMASIRGFTVQEKHPHASSPSETIPKSSLTSSAEPRVLPWQTESLRRETRSTGNNINSLLSEFSMMLQSFTESELQHVLGTLLDRKRRRGQSLGMTQARRTKRAQKSRPCSLRKLVLTVNELGLGFESDETIQLQYCSGQCDKERQNYDFVMKHMVEKGYIGKGRKNKVSKEPCCRPTKFEKSIVYYGNGTHNEIPNVSAKRCGCV, encoded by the exons ATGAAGTTATGGAAAGGTGCTACTTTTGCCTTCGTGCTCTGTGCTGCAGCCCTGTCCACCTTCTTCATTAGAAACATGGCCTCCATCAGAGGATTCACAGTCCAAGAGAAACATCCACATGCATCTTCTCCCTCAGAAACAATCCCTAAATCATCTTTAACATCTTCAGCGGAACCAAGAGTGCTACCCTGGCAGACAGAAAGTCTTCGTCGGGAGACCCgttcaacaggaaacaacataAATTCCCTGCTCTCAGAAT TCTCCATGATGCTGCAGAGCTTTACAGAGAGTGAGCTTCAGCATGTTCTGGGAACATTGCTGGACAGGAAGAGAAGGAGGGGCCAGTCCCTCGGTATGACTCAGGCTCGAAGGACTAAAAGAGCTCAAAAATCCAGGCCCTGCTCCCTGAGGAAGCTGGTTCTGACGGTGAACGAACTGGGTCTTGGCTTTGAGAGCGACGAGACCATACAGCTGCAGTACTGCAGCGGTCAATGCGATAAAGAAAGGCAAAACTATGACTTCGTCATGAAGCACATGGTTGAAAAAGGCTACATTGGGAAGGGTCGAAAGAACAAAGTTAGCAAAGAACCCTGCTGCCGACCAACTAAATTTGAAAAGAGCATTGTCTACTATGGAAATGGCACCCATAACGAAATACCTAACGTATCAGCGAAGCGTTGTGGGTGTGTATGA